The Deltaproteobacteria bacterium genome segment TTTTACATACTATGTATTATTGACAAGGACCTCTGAATCAAATTAGTATATTCTGATATGGCACACATGCGAAATAGGTATATTTATCCATTGATTAAAAAGGCAAAAGCCATGAGCCCCCTGATTGGATTGCTGGGGCACCGTCAGGTTGGAAAAACAACAGTTCTAGAAACAATGTGTGATTCTTATTGCACTCTTGATCAAAAAGCAGATTTAGATCTAGCCATCAAAGATCCGGATGACTTTTTAAAAAGTCATTCTCATCTTTTTCAAGGAATCGATGAGTGTCAACTCGCTCCGCCTTTATTTTCTGCCTTGAAAGAATTCGTTAGAAAACGAAAATCACCTGGGCAGTTTCTTCTTTCAGGGAGCGTTAGATTTACAAGTCGTCAGGCGATAAGAGAGTCGTTAACAGGAAGAATTGTTAACTTTGAATTATTGCCGCTTTCAATTAGCGAAATGGCTCATCAGGAGCTGCCCAGTTCTTTAGAAACGTTAATGTCTCAGCTCAGTATAGATCGAGTCATTCAGTCTCTTGAAAGCCGTAAAAAAGAGATATCTAGTCTCATGAAGGAGTATCGTTATTACTACAATCATGGAGGCCTTCCAGGTGTTTGTTTTATCCGTGATGATCGCCTCAGAAACCTTCGTATTAAAGAGCAACTGTTGACAATTTTAGATCGTGATATTCGTTTGGTTTATCCAACGACCTTACCCTATTCTCAAATTTTAGAATTCCTTAGATATATAGCGCTGACGCAAGGACGACCCTTCAATTATTCTGGGGCCCAAAAAGTTTCTCTTATTTCAGCAGTGACACAGAAAAAACTTCTTTATGCCTTGGAAGCCGTTTTTCTTATTCGTCGACTTCCCATAGATGGGACACAAAAGGGCCCCGTTTTTTATTTAGAAGATCAAGCTGAAGCAAAGTATTTACTTGAACAGAACCTCACCGCGATGGATGAATTTGAACATTTAATTTATCGAAATCTACGGACCCAACTATTTTATAAGTTAGGTCCGTCATTTCGGGAATTTCATTTTCTCACTCGCGGAGGCTCCCGAATTCCTTACGCGATTGAACTCGGTGGCTTTAGACTAGGAATTTTACCTATAGAAGAAGAACGGCCCAATCGCAGAGATTCTGCTGCGGCCGCTTCTTTTCTTAAAAAATATGGGAATAGCCGAATTCTTTTTCTGCACCAAGGAAAAGCGCTGACCTCCATAGACGAAAGATCTTTATCTGCCCCTGTTTACTATTTTGTCTGACCGCTCTCATTCAATAAAATTTTAAGCACTTATTTTTTCGACTAAATCTATGATCTAGTTCAAGCAATTTTTTTGGGTCCGACTCATGTAAAAAATCTAAATCATTTGCATTTAATTGTTTTGATAGAGCTAAACTTTGAATAGATCGCTGAACTTGGTCTACAGTAATTGGACCCATCGTTAAAAAATTCATGCGTTGGTGAGCCAGTGCATAGGCATTAAGAAGTTGATCCAAAGTATACTTCGTCGAATAGGTTTGATTCCAATTCTTAAGAAATTCAATGGCTTTATTTAGTCTTATTTCATTCTCAGGTGTAAAAATGGCTAGATATACATTTTGCCAATAAGCATCCCCATTATCAAACTTTTGTTTTGCATCTGCCTTAGCCATTTTCCATGATTTTTTTGGGTCTACATGTTTGTCAAAAATACTAAATCCTCCTAAGGGGGAATAAGGCATCATGAAAACTCCCTTTAAATATTCAGGATTCATCATTTCATGGTGCAACGCTTGTATTCCCCTTGCATGAATAGAAACTCCCTTACGCATTTCAAAGAGAGAAAAATAAGGACTATCAAAGGTTGGAAAAAACAATTTAGGATTTTTAGAGGCTAATTCACCGGCTTTTTTCACTCTATCGGTTGTCCAATTCGATAAACCAATCATCGAATAAAATTGTGTCAATTCATGAGAACTTAAAGCTGTTAAAATTTTTTCTACACAGGTCCGACATTCCTTAATGACCTTAAATCCAACAGAATTAAAGAAATCCCGATGTAATAAATAAACGGTAGG includes the following:
- a CDS encoding ATP-binding protein, with product MAHMRNRYIYPLIKKAKAMSPLIGLLGHRQVGKTTVLETMCDSYCTLDQKADLDLAIKDPDDFLKSHSHLFQGIDECQLAPPLFSALKEFVRKRKSPGQFLLSGSVRFTSRQAIRESLTGRIVNFELLPLSISEMAHQELPSSLETLMSQLSIDRVIQSLESRKKEISSLMKEYRYYYNHGGLPGVCFIRDDRLRNLRIKEQLLTILDRDIRLVYPTTLPYSQILEFLRYIALTQGRPFNYSGAQKVSLISAVTQKKLLYALEAVFLIRRLPIDGTQKGPVFYLEDQAEAKYLLEQNLTAMDEFEHLIYRNLRTQLFYKLGPSFREFHFLTRGGSRIPYAIELGGFRLGILPIEEERPNRRDSAAAASFLKKYGNSRILFLHQGKALTSIDERSLSAPVYYFV
- a CDS encoding aldo/keto reductase, which encodes MKTASLVLSAIMVLASFLVPTKGYALSSSSQAGQMEYVEVIDRDGKVLLFSRLIMGTDHLKQGGWVHLGQTEQTDEEVFKVLDEAVRNGINVIDTSPIYVGNIENLIGRYLESRREMIKRDDFYVDSRLNPDRKIYVITKGGFPYDLSYSRKLGAGYHSDEFLEALKEKGVEFSAIPNGEIELMNVPPGTYDSRLDGTVEDMIKAIKEEIQHSLQNLNGNPTVYLLHRDFFNSVGFKVIKECRTCVEKILTALSSHELTQFYSMIGLSNWTTDRVKKAGELASKNPKLFFPTFDSPYFSLFEMRKGVSIHARGIQALHHEMMNPEYLKGVFMMPYSPLGGFSIFDKHVDPKKSWKMAKADAKQKFDNGDAYWQNVYLAIFTPENEIRLNKAIEFLKNWNQTYSTKYTLDQLLNAYALAHQRMNFLTMGPITVDQVQRSIQSLALSKQLNANDLDFLHESDPKKLLELDHRFSRKNKCLKFY